From the genome of Geobacter sp. SVR, one region includes:
- a CDS encoding ScpA family protein — translation MMSATAPETVTGQQEENLSLLRSFPEAYSVHLDTFDGPLDLLLHLIKKNELDICDIPIAVITRQYLDYIKLMKELNLEVAGDFLLMASTLLHIKSRMLLPQLEPEEGEAEEVDPRAELVRRLLEYQQYKEAGEVIGARALLGREVFVRSCPDQALASVQYDDGPLELELFDLVDAFRSLLARLPVETFHDVAPVESLSIADCINEILSLLQESETVRFEDLVRDEPTRERLIVTFLALLELCRLKLIRIFQSEPYGSIWFVPAVTQEPEAEPGFAGES, via the coding sequence ATGATGTCCGCCACGGCACCGGAAACCGTCACCGGCCAGCAGGAAGAGAATCTCTCCCTGCTGCGGAGCTTCCCGGAAGCCTACAGCGTCCATCTCGACACGTTCGACGGGCCGCTCGACCTGCTGCTGCACCTCATCAAGAAGAACGAACTCGACATCTGCGATATTCCGATTGCAGTCATCACCCGCCAGTATCTCGATTACATCAAACTGATGAAAGAGTTGAACCTGGAGGTGGCCGGCGATTTTCTGCTGATGGCCTCCACGCTGCTGCACATCAAGTCGCGCATGCTGCTGCCACAGCTCGAGCCGGAGGAGGGGGAGGCCGAGGAGGTCGATCCGCGGGCCGAGCTGGTACGCCGCCTGCTGGAGTACCAGCAGTATAAGGAGGCGGGCGAAGTGATCGGTGCCAGGGCACTGTTGGGGCGCGAGGTTTTTGTCCGTTCCTGCCCGGACCAAGCCCTTGCCTCTGTCCAGTATGACGATGGGCCGCTGGAACTGGAGCTGTTCGACCTGGTTGATGCCTTTCGCTCCTTGCTGGCCCGTCTTCCGGTGGAAACCTTTCACGATGTGGCGCCGGTGGAATCGCTCAGCATCGCCGATTGCATCAACGAGATCCTTTCCCTGCTGCAGGAGTCGGAGACCGTACGCTTTGAAGACCTGGTGCGGGATGAACCGACCCGGGAACGATTGATCGTTACCTTTCTGGCCTTGCTCGAATTATGCCGCCTCAAGCTGATCAGGATTTTCCAGTCAGAACCGTACGGCAGCATCTGGTTTGTGCCTGCCGTGACCCAGGAGCCTGAAGCCGAGCCCGGCTTCGCAGGTGAATCATGA
- the trpS gene encoding tryptophan--tRNA ligase: MNQRVVSGMRPTGRLHIGHYHGVLENWVKIQDRFECFFFVADWHSLTTEYADTSAIRENIREMVLDWVSFGLDPQKSVIFRQSLVPHHAELNLILSMITPVSWLERNPTYKEMQDNIEHRDLSTFGFLGYPVLMAADIILYKGTRVPVGHDQLPHLEITREITRRFNNFYGNVFPEPEALLTETPKLLGLDGRKMSKSYGNSIYLSDTAEETTKKVLSMMTDPARVRRSDPGEPDVCVAFNLHRIYVPQEKLDQIIPACRTATIGCVECKRILAECMNERLAPFRAKREELAADPALVDELLLDGSRRASLISDAVMAEAREALKI, translated from the coding sequence ATGAATCAGCGCGTTGTCAGCGGCATGAGGCCCACCGGCCGGCTGCATATCGGTCATTACCACGGCGTTCTTGAAAACTGGGTCAAGATTCAGGACCGGTTCGAGTGTTTCTTCTTCGTTGCCGACTGGCATTCGCTGACCACCGAATATGCCGACACCTCTGCCATCAGGGAGAACATCCGCGAGATGGTGCTGGATTGGGTCTCGTTTGGTCTTGATCCGCAAAAATCGGTCATCTTCCGACAGAGCCTGGTGCCCCACCACGCGGAACTGAACCTGATCCTGTCGATGATCACCCCGGTCTCCTGGCTGGAGCGCAATCCGACCTACAAGGAGATGCAGGACAACATCGAGCATCGCGATCTCTCTACGTTCGGTTTCCTCGGCTATCCGGTGCTGATGGCGGCCGATATCATCCTGTACAAGGGCACCCGTGTGCCGGTCGGCCACGACCAACTGCCGCACCTGGAGATCACCCGGGAGATTACCCGACGTTTCAACAATTTCTACGGCAATGTCTTTCCCGAGCCTGAGGCGCTCCTGACCGAAACGCCCAAGCTGCTCGGCCTGGACGGCCGCAAGATGAGCAAATCCTACGGCAACTCGATCTATCTTTCCGATACAGCCGAAGAAACCACCAAAAAGGTCCTGTCCATGATGACCGACCCGGCCCGGGTGCGGCGCTCCGATCCGGGGGAACCGGACGTCTGCGTGGCTTTCAACCTGCACCGCATCTACGTGCCGCAGGAAAAGCTGGATCAGATCATTCCCGCCTGCCGCACCGCCACAATCGGATGCGTGGAGTGCAAGCGCATCCTGGCCGAGTGCATGAACGAGCGCCTGGCGCCTTTCCGCGCCAAGCGGGAGGAACTGGCTGCAGATCCGGCGCTGGTGGATGAGCTGCTGCTGGACGGCAGCCGCCGCGCCTCCCTGATTTCCGATGCCGTCATGGCCGAGGCGCGCGAAGCCCTCAAGATCTGA
- the lhgO gene encoding L-2-hydroxyglutarate oxidase: protein MRTTDIVVVGGGVVGTATAMALLERHPGLEVAVVEKEACLASHQSGHNSGVIHSGLYYRPGSLKARTCISGRDALYSFCAEHNIAHERCGKVVVATDESELAALDALEQRGRDNGLEGLERLDSRGLRHYEPHVAGIAGLFVPQTGIVDYPLVTEAYADVIRSRGGRVHTHCAVAQVDRQGEGFVLGTSRGELVCRYLINCAGLHSDILARLCGVETDVRIVPFRGEYYVIQAARRMLVRNLIYPVPDPAFPFLGVHFTRMINGEVEAGPNAVLALKREGYSRLSFSLRDTLDMVRFPGFRKLVRRYWRMGVQEYRRSFSRRIFVNDLMRLVPEVGPADIRRGGAGVRAQAVDRDGRLLDDFHIASGAGMIHVLNAPSPAATASISIGRTIADHAAENFAL, encoded by the coding sequence ATGCGTACTACAGATATAGTCGTGGTCGGCGGAGGAGTGGTCGGAACAGCTACGGCCATGGCCCTGCTGGAGCGCCACCCCGGTCTGGAGGTGGCTGTAGTCGAGAAAGAGGCATGTCTCGCCTCTCATCAGAGCGGACACAACAGCGGTGTGATCCATTCCGGCCTCTACTACCGGCCGGGATCGCTCAAGGCACGCACGTGCATCAGCGGACGGGATGCCCTGTATAGCTTCTGCGCCGAGCACAACATTGCCCATGAACGCTGTGGCAAGGTCGTGGTCGCTACCGACGAAAGCGAGCTGGCAGCGCTGGATGCGCTGGAGCAGCGGGGCAGGGACAATGGATTGGAGGGGCTGGAGCGGCTCGACAGTCGGGGGCTGCGCCATTACGAACCGCATGTGGCGGGGATTGCCGGCCTGTTTGTGCCGCAGACCGGCATCGTCGATTATCCCCTGGTGACGGAAGCCTATGCCGACGTCATCCGCAGCCGCGGAGGCCGGGTGCATACCCACTGCGCCGTGGCGCAGGTCGACCGGCAGGGGGAGGGCTTCGTACTCGGAACGTCCCGGGGCGAGCTTGTCTGCCGCTACCTGATCAACTGCGCCGGGTTGCACAGCGATATCCTGGCGCGCCTGTGCGGGGTGGAGACCGATGTGCGCATCGTACCGTTTCGGGGCGAATATTACGTGATCCAGGCGGCTCGCCGCATGCTGGTCAGAAACCTGATCTATCCGGTACCGGACCCGGCCTTCCCTTTTTTGGGGGTGCACTTCACGCGCATGATCAACGGCGAGGTGGAGGCCGGTCCCAATGCGGTTCTCGCCCTGAAGCGGGAGGGATACAGTCGCCTGAGTTTTTCCCTGCGCGACACCCTGGATATGGTGCGCTTTCCGGGATTCCGCAAACTCGTCCGCCGCTACTGGCGGATGGGGGTGCAGGAGTACCGCCGTTCCTTTAGCAGGCGTATCTTTGTCAATGATCTGATGCGCCTGGTTCCGGAAGTGGGCCCGGCTGATATCAGGCGGGGTGGGGCGGGGGTCAGGGCCCAGGCGGTCGACCGTGACGGGCGTCTGCTGGACGATTTCCATATTGCCTCCGGCGCCGGCATGATTCACGTGCTGAATGCCCCTTCACCGGCTGCGACCGCCTCGATCAGCATCGGCCGGACAATAGCCGATCACGCTGCGGAAAATTTTGCGTTGTAA
- a CDS encoding site-2 protease family protein, which produces MEDLLFKLSVMLVPGMLAVVCHEVSHGFIAWRFGDPTARMMGRLTLNPIKHIDIIGTLMIFIIGIGWAKPVPVVYENLHNPKRDMIWVAAAGPITNILLATLSAFVLRGVLAMSNLASSATPLAMVAEPVVMMLAFSVYINLLLAIFNMIPVPPLDGGRVMVGLLPYRQAAAWSRIEPYGMVIIILLVFFTNVFSYVISPLLQVGVHLLAGPQSNLVLGVTRLMMR; this is translated from the coding sequence ATGGAAGACTTGCTTTTCAAACTTTCAGTAATGTTGGTGCCGGGGATGCTGGCCGTTGTCTGCCACGAGGTTTCGCACGGTTTCATTGCCTGGCGGTTCGGGGACCCCACCGCGCGTATGATGGGACGGCTGACCCTCAATCCGATCAAGCACATCGACATCATCGGTACGCTGATGATTTTCATCATCGGCATCGGCTGGGCCAAACCGGTTCCGGTCGTGTACGAAAACCTGCACAATCCCAAGCGGGACATGATCTGGGTGGCGGCGGCCGGGCCGATTACCAACATTCTGTTGGCCACCCTTTCCGCCTTTGTACTGCGCGGGGTGCTGGCCATGAGCAACCTGGCCTCGTCGGCAACTCCGCTGGCCATGGTCGCCGAACCCGTGGTGATGATGCTGGCGTTTTCGGTCTACATCAACCTGCTGCTGGCGATTTTCAACATGATACCGGTGCCCCCCCTGGATGGTGGAAGGGTAATGGTGGGGCTTTTGCCGTACCGCCAGGCAGCCGCCTGGTCCAGGATCGAGCCCTATGGCATGGTAATCATCATCCTGCTGGTGTTCTTTACCAATGTTTTTTCGTACGTCATCTCCCCGCTGCTCCAGGTGGGAGTCCATCTGCTGGCAGGGCCGCAGAGCAACCTGGTACTTGGTGTCACGCGCTTGATGATGAGGTAG
- the scpB gene encoding SMC-Scp complex subunit ScpB yields the protein MTLTAIVESIIFAADSPLSIDRMADLLQEYQRVDIKAALSELEELHQGRAGGFHLVEVGGGWQFRTRPELQEYVLRQVRSKAVKFSPSALETLAIIAYRQPVTRIEVEHLRGVDCGGVLKTLLEKKLVRILGKKDIPGRPLIYGTSREFLEVFGLKDLKSLPTLKEIQALGEEPHFEQQEELPLGKTDGVVEGE from the coding sequence ATGACATTAACTGCCATAGTCGAAAGTATCATTTTTGCGGCAGATTCTCCTCTGTCGATCGATCGGATGGCCGACCTGCTACAGGAGTATCAACGCGTCGATATCAAGGCAGCGCTGTCCGAACTGGAGGAACTGCATCAGGGCCGGGCAGGGGGTTTCCATCTGGTCGAGGTGGGCGGCGGCTGGCAGTTCAGGACCAGGCCCGAGCTGCAGGAATACGTGCTCAGACAGGTCAGATCCAAAGCGGTCAAATTCTCCCCCTCCGCACTTGAAACCCTGGCTATCATTGCCTACCGCCAACCGGTAACCCGCATCGAAGTGGAACATCTGCGCGGGGTTGACTGCGGCGGTGTACTCAAGACCCTGCTCGAAAAAAAACTGGTCAGAATCCTGGGGAAGAAGGATATACCGGGACGGCCACTGATCTACGGTACCTCCCGGGAATTCCTCGAAGTATTCGGACTCAAGGATCTGAAGAGTCTGCCGACTCTCAAGGAAATCCAGGCGCTGGGAGAGGAACCGCACTTCGAGCAGCAAGAGGAATTGCCGCTCGGTAAGACCGATGGTGTGGTTGAGGGGGAGTAG
- the acnB gene encoding bifunctional aconitate hydratase 2/2-methylisocitrate dehydratase produces the protein MIEAYLQHEAERAKQGIPALPLTPEQTADLCKLLVKPPKGKEAFLLDLIKNRVSPGVDPAAKVKAEFLAEIVTGKKKSPLIDPVAAIQMLGTMIGGYNVTPLVAALKDKKLADEAAKALSGITLVYDAFDEVAKLAAGGKNAAAAQVLKSWADAEWFTNRPGVPETIKVKVYKVDGEINTDDFSPAGDAWSRPDIPLHALAMGKTRFKDGLATIAKFRQEGYQVAFVGDVVGTGSSRKSACNSVLWAIGEEIPCVPNKKTAGVIIGGVIAPIFFNTAQDSGALPIKADVTGMKTGDVIVIDTKKGVITDEKGKKELSKFTISPNTVADEFRAGGRIPLIIGRAVTDKARKALGLKPSTAFTLPVNPKPKAKQAYSLAQKMVGAACGVAGILPGTACEPKMTTVGSQDTTGPMTADELKELACLKFQAPMFMQSFCHTAAYPKPADVKMHKNLPGFVAERGGVALRPGDGVIHSWLNRLLLPDTVGTGGDSHTRFPIGISFPAGSGLVAFAGAMGFMPLDMPESVLVRFKGKFNPGITLRDAVNAIPYWAIKQGHLTVPKKNKVNIFNGRILEMEGLPDLTVEQAFELTDAAAERSAAAGCIQLSEQSVATYLKSNVALMKKMIAEGYSDPNTLKKRIKDAEAWLKKPTLLKADKGAQYAAVIEIDLKEITEPILACPNDPDDVKLLSQVKGTAIQDVFLGSCMTNIGHFRAAAEIWRGNKFNPGVRTWICPPTRMDQTQLKDEAYFSVYSAFGARIEIAGCSLCMGNQARVPDGVTVFSTSTRNFDDRMGDGAKVFLGSAELGAVAALLGKLPTPAEYLKVYKEKVEPNKEKIYKYLQFDEMPEYK, from the coding sequence ATGATCGAAGCGTATCTCCAACATGAAGCCGAACGCGCCAAGCAGGGCATTCCCGCGCTGCCCCTGACTCCGGAGCAGACCGCCGACCTGTGCAAGCTGCTGGTAAAACCGCCCAAAGGCAAAGAAGCCTTCCTGCTCGACCTGATCAAGAACCGCGTTTCTCCAGGTGTCGATCCGGCTGCCAAGGTCAAGGCCGAGTTCCTGGCAGAGATCGTGACCGGCAAGAAAAAGTCCCCGCTGATCGATCCGGTGGCTGCCATCCAGATGCTCGGCACCATGATCGGCGGCTATAACGTGACACCGCTGGTTGCCGCACTGAAAGACAAGAAACTGGCTGACGAGGCCGCCAAAGCCCTTTCCGGCATTACCCTGGTGTACGACGCTTTCGACGAAGTCGCCAAGCTGGCCGCAGGCGGCAAGAACGCCGCTGCCGCCCAAGTGTTGAAATCCTGGGCTGACGCCGAGTGGTTCACCAATCGTCCCGGCGTGCCCGAAACCATCAAGGTCAAGGTCTACAAGGTTGATGGCGAAATCAACACCGACGACTTCTCTCCGGCCGGCGACGCCTGGAGCCGTCCCGACATTCCGCTGCACGCACTGGCCATGGGTAAAACCCGCTTCAAGGACGGCCTGGCCACCATTGCCAAGTTCCGCCAGGAAGGGTACCAAGTAGCCTTTGTGGGCGACGTGGTCGGTACCGGTTCTTCCCGCAAGTCGGCCTGCAACAGCGTATTGTGGGCAATCGGTGAAGAGATCCCCTGCGTGCCCAACAAGAAGACTGCCGGAGTGATCATCGGCGGCGTCATTGCCCCGATCTTCTTCAACACCGCCCAGGATTCGGGCGCACTGCCGATCAAGGCCGATGTGACCGGCATGAAGACCGGCGACGTGATCGTGATCGACACAAAGAAGGGGGTCATTACCGACGAGAAAGGCAAGAAGGAGCTCTCCAAGTTCACCATCTCCCCCAACACCGTTGCCGACGAGTTCCGCGCCGGCGGCCGCATTCCGCTGATCATCGGTCGGGCCGTGACCGACAAGGCCAGGAAGGCTCTGGGTCTCAAGCCTTCCACCGCGTTCACCCTGCCGGTCAACCCCAAGCCCAAGGCCAAGCAGGCCTACTCCCTGGCCCAGAAGATGGTGGGCGCCGCCTGCGGCGTGGCCGGCATCCTGCCCGGCACTGCCTGCGAACCCAAGATGACTACGGTCGGTTCCCAGGACACCACTGGCCCGATGACCGCCGACGAGCTCAAGGAACTGGCCTGCCTCAAGTTCCAGGCACCGATGTTCATGCAGTCCTTCTGTCACACTGCCGCCTATCCCAAACCGGCCGACGTCAAGATGCACAAGAACCTGCCCGGTTTCGTTGCCGAGCGGGGCGGTGTTGCCCTGCGTCCCGGCGACGGCGTGATCCACTCCTGGCTGAACCGCCTACTCCTGCCCGACACGGTCGGCACCGGCGGCGACTCCCATACCCGTTTCCCGATCGGCATCAGCTTCCCGGCCGGTTCCGGTCTGGTGGCCTTTGCCGGCGCCATGGGCTTCATGCCGCTGGACATGCCGGAGAGCGTACTGGTACGCTTCAAAGGCAAGTTCAACCCCGGCATCACCCTGCGTGACGCCGTCAACGCCATCCCTTACTGGGCTATCAAGCAGGGGCACCTGACCGTGCCCAAGAAAAACAAAGTCAACATCTTCAACGGCCGCATCCTCGAGATGGAAGGTCTGCCCGACCTGACCGTAGAGCAGGCATTCGAGCTGACCGACGCCGCTGCCGAGCGTTCTGCCGCTGCCGGCTGCATCCAGCTCTCCGAGCAGAGCGTCGCCACCTACCTCAAATCCAACGTGGCGCTGATGAAGAAGATGATTGCCGAGGGCTACTCCGACCCCAATACGCTGAAAAAGCGCATCAAGGACGCCGAAGCCTGGCTGAAGAAGCCGACCCTGCTGAAGGCCGACAAAGGGGCCCAGTATGCGGCCGTGATAGAAATCGATCTGAAGGAGATCACCGAGCCGATCCTGGCCTGCCCGAACGATCCCGACGATGTCAAGCTGTTGTCCCAGGTCAAGGGCACCGCGATTCAGGATGTCTTCCTCGGCTCCTGCATGACCAACATCGGCCACTTCCGCGCCGCGGCCGAGATCTGGAGGGGTAACAAGTTCAACCCCGGTGTCCGCACCTGGATCTGCCCGCCGACCCGCATGGACCAGACCCAGCTCAAGGACGAGGCCTACTTCTCGGTCTACAGCGCCTTTGGTGCCCGCATCGAGATCGCCGGTTGTTCGCTCTGCATGGGCAACCAGGCCCGCGTGCCCGACGGCGTCACGGTCTTCTCCACTTCGACCCGCAACTTCGATGACCGCATGGGCGACGGTGCCAAGGTATTCCTCGGTTCGGCAGAACTCGGCGCGGTTGCCGCGCTGTTGGGCAAGCTGCCCACCCCGGCCGAATATCTGAAGGTGTACAAGGAGAAGGTCGAGCCGAACAAGGAGAAGATCTACAAGTACCTCCAGTTCGACGAAATGCCCGAGTACAAGTAA
- the amrB gene encoding AmmeMemoRadiSam system protein B — MLRPPAVAGQFYPGTPEKLRNDLENLLVRSDRPDKVLGIMAPHAGYLYSGAIAGAVYGGIEIPATVLIIGPNHHGAGKPAALFPDGQWQTPLGPVPLDSRLNALILQHIPLVQTDTQAHRQEHSLEVQLPFLQMLRPDVSIAALCLGYGDFSVLEEIGRGLASAITAFGGDVLIVASSDMSHYESAASARAKDGLALERITAFDPEGLLRVCRTERITMCGVVPAAIMMVAAARLGATRAQVIAYGTSGDVTGDDRQVVGYAAVTVS; from the coding sequence ATGCTGCGACCACCGGCGGTTGCCGGGCAGTTCTATCCCGGTACACCCGAAAAACTGCGCAACGATCTCGAAAACCTGCTGGTCCGCTCCGATCGGCCGGACAAAGTCCTGGGCATCATGGCCCCCCATGCCGGCTATCTGTATTCCGGGGCCATCGCCGGCGCCGTGTACGGCGGGATCGAAATTCCTGCCACGGTACTGATCATCGGCCCCAATCATCACGGCGCCGGAAAACCGGCTGCCCTGTTCCCCGACGGCCAATGGCAGACCCCCCTGGGGCCGGTGCCGCTCGACTCACGCCTGAATGCCCTGATTCTGCAACACATCCCCTTGGTGCAAACCGATACCCAGGCCCACCGGCAGGAACATTCGCTTGAAGTGCAGCTGCCGTTTTTGCAGATGCTGCGCCCTGATGTCTCCATTGCTGCCCTGTGCCTCGGCTATGGCGATTTTTCCGTGCTCGAAGAGATCGGCAGGGGGCTGGCTTCGGCCATTACCGCTTTTGGCGGTGATGTGCTGATCGTTGCCAGTTCCGATATGAGCCATTACGAATCCGCGGCTTCCGCCCGTGCCAAGGACGGTCTCGCTTTGGAACGGATAACGGCCTTCGATCCGGAAGGGCTGCTGCGCGTCTGCCGTACGGAACGCATCACCATGTGCGGTGTCGTGCCGGCTGCGATCATGATGGTAGCGGCAGCCCGGCTGGGAGCCACCCGGGCCCAGGTGATCGCCTACGGCACCAGCGGCGACGTTACCGGCGACGACCGACAGGTGGTGGGCTACGCTGCCGTGACCGTCTCCTGA
- a CDS encoding GSU0071 family protein, whose translation MTAAKIDEAIECYMKERKKSERKAAETRFLSYAYLCGTSDTAAFMQRTRSLICYYIDFLSVLENPMRGPQAAWLALMMLIGAFGCYLLADGKMSIGLFIIAGMLVNGISLGRAVIAKWIQTSITIALYQEIIELIDRTLPGEC comes from the coding sequence ATGACAGCAGCAAAGATCGATGAGGCTATCGAGTGTTACATGAAGGAGCGCAAAAAAAGTGAGCGCAAGGCCGCCGAGACGAGGTTTCTGAGCTATGCCTACCTTTGCGGTACGAGCGACACCGCTGCCTTCATGCAAAGAACACGCAGCCTGATCTGTTACTATATCGATTTCCTGTCCGTGCTGGAAAATCCGATGCGCGGACCGCAGGCAGCATGGCTGGCATTGATGATGCTGATCGGAGCCTTCGGGTGCTACCTGCTGGCTGACGGAAAAATGAGCATCGGGCTGTTTATCATCGCAGGGATGCTGGTCAACGGTATCTCCCTTGGCCGTGCAGTCATTGCAAAATGGATTCAGACCTCCATCACGATTGCTCTCTACCAGGAGATCATCGAACTGATCGACAGGACCCTGCCGGGCGAATGTTGA
- a CDS encoding DUF309 domain-containing protein, protein MPECSSSPSRLLLQALGEFNRGCWFECHETLEELWVGEQGELRDFYQGILQIAVALHHWRNGNFGGAVSLLEGGARYLRRVSGVCQRIDVAALIAESDKVRETLGQLGRERMSELPAELIPRLRLTDTSLT, encoded by the coding sequence ATGCCGGAGTGCAGTTCATCGCCGTCACGCCTGTTGCTGCAGGCCCTCGGTGAGTTTAATCGCGGCTGCTGGTTCGAGTGTCACGAAACCCTTGAGGAGCTGTGGGTGGGTGAACAGGGGGAGTTGCGTGATTTCTATCAGGGGATTTTACAGATCGCGGTGGCCCTCCATCATTGGCGCAACGGGAACTTTGGCGGTGCGGTCAGCCTTCTCGAAGGGGGTGCCCGTTACTTGAGACGTGTTTCCGGCGTCTGCCAGAGGATCGATGTAGCCGCCCTGATCGCGGAGAGCGACAAGGTCAGGGAAACCTTGGGCCAACTGGGGCGGGAACGGATGTCGGAGCTGCCTGCGGAATTGATTCCCCGGCTGCGCCTGACGGATACTTCACTGACGTAA
- a CDS encoding methyl-accepting chemotaxis protein, with product MNVSLSGISFKAKILLLVLTSCFVLGAPTGTIALKEFLNSHHTFMDSYRKSLFRDFDTQAKSQVELAVSILQRINERHQKGELSLDDAKTIGADVIRNLHFGDNGYIWADTSAGVNVAMLGKAEVEGKSRIDMKDVRGKYMMQEIIKNGMQPGGGYTDYWFPKPGNDQPLPKRSYSLYFKPFDWVIGTGNYVDDLEALVKKASDENRARIKQGIYLILGATLLILIIVSLMAVMVTKLLLRNIGAEPKEMEEIAVRVAEGDLTLQMKEDSSGIYGAMRRMVHGLRQVMDKVNQSSREVSTAASQLNSHAENTADGSHRVVGQAAAVATASEEMSATSSDIANNCHMAAESSNRASVTAQNGAVIVRETVDGMNRIADKVRSSAGAVELLGSRSEQIGNIVGTIEDIADQTNLLALNAAIEAARAGEQGRGFAVVADEVRALAERTTKATREIGEMIKSIQSDTRLAVKAMEEGVVEVERGTVGAAKSGQALESILEQINDVTLQINQIATAAEEQTATTREITNNIHAISETVQMSAESSREISVSSSRLSQLSGELQDMVRRFSL from the coding sequence ATGAATGTATCCCTCTCCGGTATCAGCTTCAAGGCAAAGATCCTGCTGCTGGTGCTCACCAGCTGTTTCGTCCTCGGCGCTCCCACCGGCACCATTGCCCTGAAAGAGTTCCTCAACAGTCACCATACCTTCATGGATTCCTACCGGAAATCGCTGTTCCGCGATTTCGATACCCAGGCCAAGAGCCAGGTGGAGCTTGCCGTCAGCATCCTGCAGCGGATCAACGAGCGGCACCAGAAAGGCGAACTGTCCCTGGATGACGCCAAGACGATCGGGGCCGACGTGATCCGCAACCTGCATTTCGGGGACAACGGCTACATATGGGCGGACACCTCCGCGGGAGTCAATGTGGCGATGCTGGGCAAGGCAGAGGTGGAAGGCAAGAGCCGCATCGACATGAAGGACGTACGCGGAAAATACATGATGCAGGAAATCATCAAGAACGGCATGCAGCCCGGAGGGGGGTATACCGACTACTGGTTCCCAAAGCCGGGGAATGACCAGCCGCTGCCGAAACGGAGCTACTCCCTGTACTTCAAACCGTTCGACTGGGTCATCGGTACCGGCAACTATGTCGATGACCTGGAAGCACTGGTCAAGAAGGCTTCCGATGAAAATCGCGCTCGTATCAAGCAGGGAATTTACCTGATCCTGGGAGCCACGCTCCTCATTCTTATCATCGTCAGCCTCATGGCTGTTATGGTGACGAAACTGCTGCTCAGGAACATCGGTGCCGAACCAAAGGAGATGGAGGAGATTGCCGTCCGGGTCGCTGAAGGAGATCTGACCCTGCAGATGAAAGAAGACAGCAGCGGTATTTACGGCGCCATGCGCCGGATGGTGCACGGCCTGCGGCAGGTCATGGACAAGGTCAACCAGAGCTCCCGGGAGGTTTCCACCGCTGCGTCGCAGCTCAATTCACATGCCGAAAATACTGCCGACGGTTCGCACCGGGTGGTGGGCCAGGCGGCAGCCGTGGCCACAGCCAGCGAGGAGATGTCGGCCACCAGCTCGGATATTGCCAACAACTGCCATATGGCTGCCGAGAGTTCCAATCGGGCAAGCGTCACGGCACAGAACGGCGCGGTTATTGTCAGGGAGACCGTAGACGGCATGAACCGCATTGCCGACAAGGTGCGCAGTTCTGCCGGAGCGGTCGAACTGCTGGGCTCCCGTTCCGAACAGATCGGCAATATCGTCGGCACCATCGAGGACATTGCCGACCAGACCAACCTGCTGGCTCTCAATGCCGCCATAGAGGCTGCCCGCGCCGGAGAACAGGGGCGTGGATTCGCCGTTGTCGCCGATGAGGTCAGGGCGCTGGCCGAGCGCACCACCAAGGCTACCCGCGAGATCGGCGAGATGATCAAGAGCATCCAGAGCGATACCAGGCTGGCGGTCAAGGCAATGGAGGAAGGGGTTGTGGAGGTAGAGCGGGGAACGGTGGGGGCCGCCAAATCGGGTCAGGCGCTGGAGTCGATCCTGGAGCAGATCAACGACGTAACGCTCCAGATCAACCAGATCGCCACGGCGGCCGAGGAACAGACCGCCACCACCAGGGAGATCACCAACAACATCCACGCCATTTCCGAAACTGTCCAGATGAGCGCGGAAAGCTCCCGCGAGATCTCCGTTTCTTCCTCTCGGCTTTCCCAGCTCTCGGGCGAATTGCAGGATATGGTCCGGCGCTTCAGCCTGTAG
- a CDS encoding bacteriohemerythrin, giving the protein MSLAWDDTLTLGIDEIDSQHRELFDRFNALSQSFANGDRTHGLRDLLDYVNTYLKDHFPVEEEIMERHNYPKLQEHRNLHVDFLNEIKDLEAKINREGETHTLSLVVYKKLLQWMIRHIKNYDREMVVFIKERFEVP; this is encoded by the coding sequence ATGTCGCTTGCCTGGGATGACACTCTGACCCTTGGAATCGATGAAATCGACAGTCAGCACAGGGAACTTTTCGATCGCTTCAATGCCTTGTCCCAGTCCTTTGCTAACGGTGACCGCACCCACGGCCTGAGAGACCTGCTGGATTACGTCAACACCTATTTGAAAGATCATTTTCCCGTTGAAGAAGAGATCATGGAACGCCATAATTATCCCAAACTTCAGGAACACAGGAATCTGCATGTCGATTTCCTGAACGAGATAAAAGATCTGGAAGCCAAAATCAACCGGGAAGGTGAAACCCATACGCTCTCGCTGGTCGTCTATAAAAAACTCCTGCAGTGGATGATCCGACACATTAAAAATTACGACCGGGAAATGGTGGTGTTTATCAAGGAGCGGTTCGAGGTGCCGTAG